A region of the Microcystis aeruginosa FD4 genome:
AGCCCATCGGTGCTGTAATTTCCCGTTTGAATGTAACGATAGCCCACCATGGGAGCCAGATTGACATAATCGCCCAAAGGGAGGAAATAGTATTGTAAATTTGCTCCTATGGCCGTCCTTTTGCCGTTAAAAGCCGTCTGATAATCGCCACTTAGGGTTAAACTGGTTTGACCGAAAAACACATCTTCTACCCCCAAAATCACGCCACTGGAATTATCGCTAGAAGGAAACTCGGCATATCCTAAACGGATACGAGTGCGAAAACTAGGATCATTGCGAATATCTTCGGCGATATCGGGTATTTTTTCTAACCAACGCTCTAAAACGGGGCTTTCTTGCCGAATTTTCGGGTCTAAGTCTAACTCCGTTTCTGCCCACACCGGACCAATCGCCCCCCATAATAAACCAAGAGCGATCGCATTTACAGAACAGCAAGAGAGCTTAAACATGATCTGCATTATAATCAAAAAAGATCAGATTCCCCGCTATTCTTGAGAGGACGAGGGGCAGTAGGAGCAGCAATAGTGGTCAGAATATTAAAACTTTCGCAATTAAGTAGCGCGGAACGGGCAAAACTTCAGAAAAGAGCCGAGTTAGATATTGATAACGCCCTCAAAGTCGCTCAAACGGTGATAGAAACCATCCGCGAGCGGGGAGATGCCGGCGTTGTGGACTATGTGCGGCGTTTTGACTACGAGGGTGCGACGGTAGAAAATATCAAAGTCAGCGAGGCAGAATTTGAGCAGGCTTTTCAGTTAATTGAACCGGAAGTGAAAACCGCTATTGAACAGGCTTTCCGGAATATTCAAGAGGTACATCGTCGCCAAATGCCGGAAGAAATACAACTGGCAGAAATTGAAACGGGTGTCTTTGCCGGCGAAAAAATCTCTCCTATCCCCAGTGTGGGTTTATACGTTCCCCGGGGCCGCGGCGCTTTTCCCTCGATGATGTTAATGTTAGCCATACCGGCAATGGTGGCAGGAGTGGAAAGAGTTGTGGTTTGTACTCCCCCCGATAAACAGGGCAACGTGGAACCGGTTTCTCTGGTGGCGGCGCGCATGGCTGGAGTCAAAGAAATTTATAAATTAGGGGGCGTACAAGCGATCGCTGCTTTAGCTTTGGGAACAAAAAATATCAAAAGGGTTGACAAAATTACCGGTCCGTGCAGCGTCTATGGGGCGGCGGCCAAGCGGTTACTGTTCGGCACTGTGGATGTGGGTTTGCCGGCAGGTCCGAGTGAGTCGATAGTTTTGGCCGATGAGTCCACCGATGCCCGTTTAGCGGCCTTGGATTTATTAATTGAAGCGGAACACGGGGCGGATTCGGCGGCTTTATTAGTCACCCACTGTGAACAGGTGGCGATCGCTGCTAGTGAGTATGCACAGGAATACCTGCAAAAACTCCCGGATTGGCGACGGGAATTCTGTGAGGCGGGTTTAGCCGCCTATGGGGGCATAATTTTAACCGATAGTTTGCAGCAATCCCTCGATTTTGTCAATGAGTACGCCCCGGAACATCTAGAGCTTTTAGTTAGTAATCCTTTTGCCATTCTGGGCAAGATTAAAAATGCTGGAGAAATTCTCCTGGGCAATCATACTCCTTCCTCTATGGCTACCTACGCCATCGGGGTAAATGCTGTGCTGCCGACAGGAAGTTTTGCTCGTTCCTATTCGGCGGTTTCGGTTTATGATTTTCTGAAACGCTCCACTTTGGCTTATGTCACCCCTGAAGGCTTTGAAAAGTTAAAAGAAACCACAAAAACTTTAGCCGAGTACGAGGGTTTTCCCGCCCATAAATTAGCAATTCAACACAGGGAAATTTTACTCTAAATACAGGGAATAGGAAACAGGGAATAACTCTGATTTATTATCCTGTCTCCTATCTGCTACTATGATAAGAGCAGAGAATCAGGTAAGCATTTTATGAAAAAATTAATTGTTATTTTAATTCTGGGTTTTCTGAGCGAACAAATATCAATAAAATCACCAATTTCTGGCAATCAAACCCTCAATAATTTAGCCGTAGCTAACAACAATAATCGTCCCAATCCCCAGAAAAAACCTAGTCCTTCTCCACAATTCCGCTGCGATGGTAGAACTCACTGTTCCCAGATGACATCCTGTGCAGAAGCAACTTTTTTCTTGAGAAACTGCCCCAATGTCAAAATGGATGGAGACGGTGATGGAGTTCCCTGTGAAAGTCAATGGTGTGGAAAAAAATCCTCAGAAAAATGTTGGGAAAGTTCTCAAAATAACTAATTTTGGTTCCTCACCCCAATTCTCTTACTTCGAGAAAGAATCGGGGTAGAAACAATTAAGAAGCGGTAATCACGGGAGAATTAAGATATTGATAATTCCAGTCCGATTGTTGCCAAACGCGACCATCAAGGGCAATTTGTTCGATTAAACTAGCTAATCGTAAAGCTTTTAAAGCTTGTTCCCCACCGACAGAAGGTTGGTCCCCACCGCGCACACAATGAACAAAATGTTCTAATTCCGCGTGTAGGGGTTCAATATTGCTGGTATAAACTTTTTCAATTAAACCATCTTGACGGTAGAGAACTTGACCGTAATCGGTGCTATAGTTAGCGGTGGTTTGCCGGTGAATGAGGATTTCATT
Encoded here:
- the hisD gene encoding histidinol dehydrogenase — its product is MVRILKLSQLSSAERAKLQKRAELDIDNALKVAQTVIETIRERGDAGVVDYVRRFDYEGATVENIKVSEAEFEQAFQLIEPEVKTAIEQAFRNIQEVHRRQMPEEIQLAEIETGVFAGEKISPIPSVGLYVPRGRGAFPSMMLMLAIPAMVAGVERVVVCTPPDKQGNVEPVSLVAARMAGVKEIYKLGGVQAIAALALGTKNIKRVDKITGPCSVYGAAAKRLLFGTVDVGLPAGPSESIVLADESTDARLAALDLLIEAEHGADSAALLVTHCEQVAIAASEYAQEYLQKLPDWRREFCEAGLAAYGGIILTDSLQQSLDFVNEYAPEHLELLVSNPFAILGKIKNAGEILLGNHTPSSMATYAIGVNAVLPTGSFARSYSAVSVYDFLKRSTLAYVTPEGFEKLKETTKTLAEYEGFPAHKLAIQHREILL
- a CDS encoding excalibur calcium-binding domain-containing protein, with protein sequence MKKLIVILILGFLSEQISIKSPISGNQTLNNLAVANNNNRPNPQKKPSPSPQFRCDGRTHCSQMTSCAEATFFLRNCPNVKMDGDGDGVPCESQWCGKKSSEKCWESSQNN